Genomic window (Verrucomicrobiota bacterium):
TTACCACGGCATACAGGCCCTTAAAGCAATTTGCAAATGGAAAAAGGGAACGGTTCAGCTTGTGGAACCGGATAAAATGATCGTATTCAGCAAGGAAGATTCACTCAAGGAATACGCCACCGATTATATCCTCCTGAAAATCATGCATGACATTGATGCACTATAAGAGGGGACCGAGCAGGCGCACGGTATTATCAAGCAGACGATGGCGGAAGGGACGTTTCCTCCACACGGCTAAATCAATAAAGGTGGATTTCTGGAGGTAAGACTCTTGAAGGGTTGCGATTTTTGTAGCAAATTGCTGGTCAAATATCAGGAGGGTCACCTCGAAATTTATCCAGAAGCTGCGTTGGTCGAGATTAACCGAGCCGAAGAGGCAAAATTCCCCGTCGACAAGGACACTTTTAGTGTGCAGGAGACCACCGTTGAATTCAGCAATTTTCACTCCGGCGTCCAGCAAGTCGTCGTAATTTGAGCGACTGGCGTAGAAGACAAGCTTCGAGTCGTTTTCCTTCGGAAGGATCAAGATGACATTGACACCCCGGCGTCCAGCAGTACAGAGGGCTGTGAGCATTTCCTCACCCGGGACAAAATAAGGGGTGGTGATGACTAGTTCCTTTGTGGCTGCATAAATGGCTGACAGCATCATGTCATGGATGACATTATGGTTTTGGTCGGGGCCGGAAGGGATAGTCTGGATGACGTGTTTTCCGCAATTTTGAATTTCGGTTTGGAGTCCGTACTCGGAGACGGATGGCCTGGTGCCGGCTTCGATCTGCCAATCCCCTAGGAAGACCCCTTCGAGACTCTCGACGGCGGGTCCCTCGATCCTGACGAGGGCATCCACCCAGTGGCCTACTCCCATATTGGTTTTAAAATACAGGGGATCCGCCATATTCATGCTACCTGTGTAAGCGATTCTTTCATCGATGGTGACGATCTTACGATGGTTGCGGACATCTTGGCGCCAAAGCAGGGC
Coding sequences:
- the cls gene encoding cardiolipin synthase, encoding MLLIVKFNFEDLSIFTLLFFLVHWTLMVLFGIRVIMRRRPVGVSLSWLSIMFLLPYIGILLYLLIGEVRLGERRALKTSHILKPFTDWLRSLKPRVPAEIDTLPPVARLLVQQAYSTTGFPALTGNQTELLRDAEESFHSLIRDINESKNCCNLQFYIFQPGGMVDELTKALIGAAARGAECRLLVDSIGSSAFLKSGEPLRLRGLGIKVVEALHANFFHALLWRQDVRNHRKIVTIDERIAYTGSMNMADPLYFKTNMGVGHWVDALVRIEGPAVESLEGVFLGDWQIEAGTRPSVSEYGLQTEIQNCGKHVIQTIPSGPDQNHNVIHDMMLSAIYAATKELVITTPYFVPGEEMLTALCTAGRRGVNVILILPKENDSKLVFYASRSNYDDLLDAGVKIAEFNGGLLHTKSVLVDGEFCLFGSVNLDQRSFWINFEVTLLIFDQQFATKIATLQESYLQKSTFIDLAVWRKRPFRHRLLDNTVRLLGPLL